A single window of Pyrus communis chromosome 10, drPyrComm1.1, whole genome shotgun sequence DNA harbors:
- the LOC137747509 gene encoding putative glycerol-3-phosphate transporter 5 isoform X1: MRSETLALAPAFNFFPNLKPPHKTLAFHQISVLIITFLAYASFHASRKPPSIVKSVLGPTVQANWSSVDTGWAPFDGPRGTHRLGELDLAFLSAYSIGMYFAGHVGDRIDLRLFLVFGMMCSGILTIFFGLGYWFDVHVLGYFMAVQLLCGLVQSIGWPCVVAIVGNWFEKGKRGLIMGVWSSHTSVGNIIGSVVASGVLEFGWGWSFVVPGVLVILVGIVVFLFLPVCPEDLGFESPVKEIQMNVEVNGVENLEEKVESEEAGLLGSETADFGTENADADADTGSLAAVGFLEAWRLPGVAPFAFCLFFSKLVSYTFLYWLPFYIRHTAVAGMHLSHKTAGNLSAIFDIGGVFGGILAGLISDMLEARAVTSIAFLLLSVPALVLYWLYGSLSMVANIVLMFLSGLLVNGPYSLITTAVAADLGTQTTIKGNSRALATVTAIIDGTGSVGAALGPLLAGYISTTGWNNVFVMLILAIFCATLFLIRIARTEIKGKLNEGKWSLYSRIGGTQ, translated from the exons ATGCGATCCGAAACCCTAGCCCTAGCTCCAGCTTTCAATTTTTTCCCAAATCTCAAACCCCCACACAAAACCCTAGCTTTCCACCAAATTTCAGTCCTAATCATCACCTTCCTCGCCTATGCTTCCTTCCATGCCTCCAGAAAGCCCCCAAGCATTGTCAAGAGCGTGCTTGGGCCCACAGTTCAGGCCAATTGGAGCTCCGTCGACACGGGGTGGGCTCCCTTTGATGGTCCCCGGGGCACCCACCGGCTAGGAGAGCTTGATCTTGCGTTTCTTTCCGCGTATTCGATTGGAATGTACTTTGCAGGGCATGTCGGTGATCGGATTGATTTGAGGTTGTTTCTTGTGTTTGGGATGATGTGTAGTGGCATTTTAACGATATTTTTCGGGTTAGGATATTGGTTTGATGTTCATGTATTGGGGTACTTTATGGCGGTTCAACTTCTTTGTGGATTGGTTCAGTCGATTGGGTGGCCCTGTGTGGTGGCTATAGTGGGAAACTGGTTTGAGAAAGGGAAGAGGGGGTTGATCATGGGGGTCTGGAGTTCGCATACCTCGGTTGGAAACATCATTGGGTCGGTTGTGGCATCTGGGGTCTTGGAATTCGGATGGGGTTGGTCCTTTGTGGTGCCCGGGGTTTTGGTGATTTTGGTTGGGATTGTGgtgtttttgtttcttcctGTGTGTCCAGAAGACTTGGGGTTTGAGTCTCCGGTGAAGGAGATTCAGATGAATGTGGAAGTTAATGGCGTGGAGAATTTGGAGGAGAAAGTAGAATCAGAGGAAGCAGGGCTTCTTGGATCAGAGACTGCAGATTTTGGAACAGAGAATGCAGATGCCGATGCAGACACAGGTTCTTTGGCTGCAGTTGGGTTTCTAGAGGCATGGAGGTTACCAGGTGTGGCGCCATTTGCTTTCTGCCTCTTCTTTTCGAAGCTTGTGTCTTACACTTTCCTTTATTGGTTGCCCTTTTACATAAGGCACACAG CTGTTGCCGGCATGCATTTGTCACACAAAACTGCTGGGAACCTTTCAGCCATATTCGATATTGGAGGAGTCTTTGGTGGAATTTTAGCAGGATTGATATCTGATATGCTTGAAGCTCGAGCTGTAACCTCAATCGCGTTTTTGTTACTTTCGGTTCCAGCCCTTGTTCTCTACTGGCTTTATGGAAGCCTATCGATGGTCGCCAACATTGTTTTGATGTTTCTTTCGGGATTGCTGGTGAATGGCCCTTACTCACTCATCACAACAGCCGTTGCTGCTGATCTTGGTACGCAGACCACGATCAAAGGAAATTCCCGAGCATTAGCCACTGTAACTGCAATCATAGACGGAACAGGTTCTGTTGGGGCAGCTCTTGGCCCGCTTTTGGCCGGGTATATCTCCACGACGGGGTGGAACAACGTGTTTGTTATGCTGATTCTTGCTATTTTCTGTGCAACTTTGTTTTTGATTCGGATTGCGAGAACCGAGATTAAAGGGAAATTGAATGAGGGAAAATGGTCTTTATATAGCCGCATAGGAGGCACACAGTGA
- the LOC137747509 gene encoding putative glycerol-3-phosphate transporter 5 isoform X2, with protein sequence MRSETLALAPAFNFFPNLKPPHKTLAFHQISVLIITFLAYASFHASRKPPSIVKSVLGPTVQANWSSVDTGWAPFDGPRGTHRLGELDLAFLSAYSIGMYFAGHVGDRIDLRLFLVFGMMCSGILTIFFGLGYWFDVHVLGYFMAVQLLCGLVQSIGWPCVVAIVGNWFEKGKRGLIMGVWSSHTSVGNIIGSVVASGVLEFGWGWSFVVPGVLVILVGIVVFLFLPVCPEDLGFESPVKEIQMNVEVNGVENLEEKVESEEAGLLGSETADFGTENADADADTGSLAAVGFLEAWRLPAVAGMHLSHKTAGNLSAIFDIGGVFGGILAGLISDMLEARAVTSIAFLLLSVPALVLYWLYGSLSMVANIVLMFLSGLLVNGPYSLITTAVAADLGTQTTIKGNSRALATVTAIIDGTGSVGAALGPLLAGYISTTGWNNVFVMLILAIFCATLFLIRIARTEIKGKLNEGKWSLYSRIGGTQ encoded by the exons ATGCGATCCGAAACCCTAGCCCTAGCTCCAGCTTTCAATTTTTTCCCAAATCTCAAACCCCCACACAAAACCCTAGCTTTCCACCAAATTTCAGTCCTAATCATCACCTTCCTCGCCTATGCTTCCTTCCATGCCTCCAGAAAGCCCCCAAGCATTGTCAAGAGCGTGCTTGGGCCCACAGTTCAGGCCAATTGGAGCTCCGTCGACACGGGGTGGGCTCCCTTTGATGGTCCCCGGGGCACCCACCGGCTAGGAGAGCTTGATCTTGCGTTTCTTTCCGCGTATTCGATTGGAATGTACTTTGCAGGGCATGTCGGTGATCGGATTGATTTGAGGTTGTTTCTTGTGTTTGGGATGATGTGTAGTGGCATTTTAACGATATTTTTCGGGTTAGGATATTGGTTTGATGTTCATGTATTGGGGTACTTTATGGCGGTTCAACTTCTTTGTGGATTGGTTCAGTCGATTGGGTGGCCCTGTGTGGTGGCTATAGTGGGAAACTGGTTTGAGAAAGGGAAGAGGGGGTTGATCATGGGGGTCTGGAGTTCGCATACCTCGGTTGGAAACATCATTGGGTCGGTTGTGGCATCTGGGGTCTTGGAATTCGGATGGGGTTGGTCCTTTGTGGTGCCCGGGGTTTTGGTGATTTTGGTTGGGATTGTGgtgtttttgtttcttcctGTGTGTCCAGAAGACTTGGGGTTTGAGTCTCCGGTGAAGGAGATTCAGATGAATGTGGAAGTTAATGGCGTGGAGAATTTGGAGGAGAAAGTAGAATCAGAGGAAGCAGGGCTTCTTGGATCAGAGACTGCAGATTTTGGAACAGAGAATGCAGATGCCGATGCAGACACAGGTTCTTTGGCTGCAGTTGGGTTTCTAGAGGCATGGAGGTTACCAG CTGTTGCCGGCATGCATTTGTCACACAAAACTGCTGGGAACCTTTCAGCCATATTCGATATTGGAGGAGTCTTTGGTGGAATTTTAGCAGGATTGATATCTGATATGCTTGAAGCTCGAGCTGTAACCTCAATCGCGTTTTTGTTACTTTCGGTTCCAGCCCTTGTTCTCTACTGGCTTTATGGAAGCCTATCGATGGTCGCCAACATTGTTTTGATGTTTCTTTCGGGATTGCTGGTGAATGGCCCTTACTCACTCATCACAACAGCCGTTGCTGCTGATCTTGGTACGCAGACCACGATCAAAGGAAATTCCCGAGCATTAGCCACTGTAACTGCAATCATAGACGGAACAGGTTCTGTTGGGGCAGCTCTTGGCCCGCTTTTGGCCGGGTATATCTCCACGACGGGGTGGAACAACGTGTTTGTTATGCTGATTCTTGCTATTTTCTGTGCAACTTTGTTTTTGATTCGGATTGCGAGAACCGAGATTAAAGGGAAATTGAATGAGGGAAAATGGTCTTTATATAGCCGCATAGGAGGCACACAGTGA